Proteins encoded by one window of Erysipelothrix rhusiopathiae:
- a CDS encoding ABC transporter permease, producing MYLAIKEIKKEKGRFAMILIVMTFIAYLVFFLSSLAYGLASINRTALDQWQFDSIILNKDANQNALASFITNQQIESMDLNVKDALRIRGITATFGDEQDDAILIGADASHFSDIVTLQEGEYPQTQHDILISADIRNEKQLNIGDSVRISKYGDYKIIGITTSSNYNTRPVFYTNLEGSELDDDNLYNVILGTNSSEDFETLSKAELIDNLPGYKAQILTFGLMIGALSIISALIIGVFMYILTMQKKPIFGILKVQGFKNKTIISSIIIQTFILTGVGLGLGFILSEITCYALKSTVPVATYVPLSIGVTIAMIVFSLLGSLFSSRIILKIDPLKSL from the coding sequence ATGTATTTAGCTATCAAAGAAATTAAAAAAGAAAAAGGACGTTTTGCAATGATTCTTATCGTCATGACCTTCATTGCTTATTTAGTGTTTTTCCTGTCTAGTCTAGCATACGGTTTGGCATCAATTAATCGTACCGCTCTTGATCAATGGCAGTTTGATTCAATAATATTAAATAAAGATGCAAACCAAAATGCACTTGCATCCTTTATTACGAATCAACAAATAGAATCGATGGATTTGAATGTCAAAGATGCATTGCGAATTCGTGGTATTACAGCTACGTTTGGTGATGAGCAAGACGATGCAATTTTGATTGGTGCAGATGCATCGCACTTTTCAGATATAGTTACACTTCAAGAAGGTGAATATCCGCAAACACAGCACGATATTCTTATCTCAGCTGATATTCGAAATGAAAAACAATTAAACATTGGTGATAGCGTCAGAATCTCTAAATACGGAGATTATAAAATTATCGGGATTACAACTTCTAGCAATTATAATACGAGACCCGTTTTTTATACTAACCTAGAAGGATCTGAATTGGATGATGACAATCTTTACAACGTGATTTTGGGAACAAACTCAAGTGAAGACTTTGAGACCTTATCAAAAGCTGAATTAATTGATAATCTACCAGGATACAAAGCACAAATTTTAACATTTGGTTTAATGATTGGGGCACTATCGATAATTTCAGCGCTTATAATTGGTGTTTTTATGTATATACTCACAATGCAAAAGAAACCAATTTTTGGTATCTTGAAAGTTCAAGGATTTAAAAATAAAACCATCATTAGTTCGATCATTATTCAAACATTTATTTTAACTGGAGTTGGACTTGGTCTGGGTTTTATTTTATCTGAAATTACTTGTTATGCCTTAAAAAGTACGGTTCCCGTTGCGACATATGTGCCTCTTTCCATAGGGGTAACTATTGCAATGATTGTATTCTCTCTTTTGGGATCGTTATTTTCATCACGGATTATTCTTAAGATTGATC
- a CDS encoding TetR/AcrR family transcriptional regulator: protein MKSIRKHILETAHIYFMKYGYQETSTRDIARDLGITQPAIYHYFKSKEILYFEVLNDFAIKIGDDLRIIAENSSMDLNTHLKSMSLFIQEKHPMNFNLLIHDMESLKSQSMRDTLYLVWQENYFQPFFNLFHLHENLLRDELTINQIVYQFLRILSTYITSVPTKNDQDNLCWIIDVFVRGITLS from the coding sequence ATGAAATCGATAAGAAAACACATACTTGAGACTGCCCACATATATTTCATGAAATATGGGTACCAAGAAACCTCTACTCGTGATATTGCACGTGATCTTGGAATCACACAACCAGCTATTTATCACTATTTTAAGAGTAAAGAAATTCTCTATTTTGAGGTTCTCAATGATTTTGCAATAAAAATCGGTGATGATTTAAGAATTATCGCTGAAAATAGTAGTATGGATTTGAATACCCACTTAAAATCCATGAGTTTATTTATTCAAGAAAAGCATCCCATGAATTTTAATTTATTGATTCATGATATGGAATCCCTAAAATCTCAATCAATGCGCGATACGCTCTATTTAGTTTGGCAAGAAAACTACTTTCAACCGTTTTTCAACTTATTTCATCTGCACGAAAATTTACTTCGTGATGAACTTACGATCAACCAAATCGTTTATCAGTTTTTACGAATTCTTTCGACCTATATCACATCAGTTCCTACTAAAAACGACCAAGACAATCTATGTTGGATTATAGACGTTTTTGTTAGGGGTATTACATTGAGTTAA